Proteins encoded in a region of the Zea mays cultivar B73 chromosome 2, Zm-B73-REFERENCE-NAM-5.0, whole genome shotgun sequence genome:
- the LOC103647674 gene encoding uncharacterized protein has protein sequence MHLMEVHLTEKIVGRCDIAERRVDARCNELHSRFTARGYTIQQEVDVVVYDESSDHDGYGAAPFDINDSDEKSIFDEGPIFDEEHGTFNVDNMHFNDMLRAHSFETLCNPSSPACSPPSARPPTGAPRPMIVCSSPLTSTTFWGTIAQAM, from the coding sequence ATGCACCTGATGGAAGTCCACCTTACCGAGAAGATTGTCGGTCGCTGTGACATCGCCGAGCGTCGCGTGGACGCACGATGCAACGAGCTCCACAGCCGCTTCACAGCGCGTGGCTACACCATCCAGCAGGAAGTGGATGTGGTGGTCTATGACGAGTCAAGCGACCACGACGGCTATGGCGCGGCGCCCTTCGATATCAACGACTCTGACGAGAAGTCCATCTTCGACGAGGGCCCCATATTCGACGAGGAGCATGGTACCTTCAACGTCGACAACATGCACTTCAACGACATGCTTCGCGCCCACTCGTTTGAGACGTTGTGCAACCCATCTTCCCCGGCGTGCTCACCACCATCCGCAAGGCCGCCAACAGGGGCCCCGCGCCCGATGATCGTCTGCTCCAGCCCTTTGACCAGCACCACCTTCTGGGGCACGATCGCTCAAGCGATGTGA